Proteins from a single region of Paraglaciecola sp. T6c:
- a CDS encoding cation diffusion facilitator family transporter codes for MTQVKESQHAHTHSEQGHPEHGHAHHGHSHHGHSHHGHHHFDPSSDRIGWAFLLNVTFTIIEFIGGWLTNSTAIMADAVHDLGDSLSIGTAWFLQRAGNKQATARFSYGFKRLSLLAAMLNGVVLVCGSIWVLIESIPRLFAPEMPHTEGMFLLALLGVGVNGFAAYKLSAGNTLNERVLNWHLIEDVMGWVAVLIVSVVLMFVNLPILDPLLSIAFTLFILYNVVRNINLTLGLFLQGAPDEQVQLQIKQRLQQIAFVDGIHHLHFWSLDGEQHVLTAHLVLKQLLQPEQLVAIKCEVAECLSEYKLSHTTIEFEFPEEACRDD; via the coding sequence ATGACTCAAGTAAAAGAATCACAGCACGCGCATACTCATTCTGAGCAAGGACATCCAGAACATGGGCATGCTCACCATGGACACTCTCATCACGGTCACTCTCATCACGGACACCATCACTTCGACCCTTCATCAGATCGTATTGGCTGGGCATTTTTGCTCAATGTCACCTTTACTATTATTGAGTTCATTGGCGGCTGGTTAACCAACAGTACCGCGATCATGGCGGATGCCGTACATGATTTAGGCGATAGTCTGTCCATTGGCACCGCTTGGTTTTTACAGCGCGCGGGCAATAAACAAGCGACAGCTCGATTTTCCTACGGCTTTAAGCGACTGTCATTGTTGGCTGCCATGCTTAACGGCGTGGTACTGGTGTGCGGGTCGATATGGGTACTGATTGAAAGCATACCGCGCTTGTTTGCCCCAGAAATGCCCCACACTGAGGGAATGTTTTTACTTGCCTTACTAGGCGTTGGCGTAAATGGGTTTGCTGCTTACAAATTAAGTGCAGGAAATACGCTGAATGAGCGCGTGCTAAATTGGCACTTAATTGAAGATGTTATGGGTTGGGTAGCGGTGCTGATAGTGTCAGTGGTGTTGATGTTTGTTAATTTGCCCATTCTGGATCCGTTGCTTTCTATCGCGTTTACCTTATTCATTTTGTATAACGTGGTGCGCAACATTAACCTGACCCTTGGGCTATTTTTACAAGGCGCACCCGATGAACAGGTTCAACTGCAAATTAAACAAAGATTACAACAAATAGCGTTTGTTGACGGTATACACCATCTACATTTTTGGTCATTAGACGGTGAACAGCACGTGTTAACTGCGCATCTGGTGTTGAAGCAATTACTGCAGCCTGAGCAACTCGTGGCGATTAAGTGTGAAGTGGCAGAGTGCTTAAGCGAATACAAGCTTTCCCATACCACTATTGAATTTGAGTTTCCTGAGGAAGCATGCCGAGATGACTAA
- a CDS encoding polysaccharide lyase 6 family protein: MRANFHFISLARPALLSMIFIVCQNALAADTLVKTPEAYEDALKSVQPGDAIILANGTWQNFEILLDAKGTKEHPITLRGETPGKVFLTGQSNLRLAGEYLVVSGLVFKDGYTPTGEVIAFRRNKDKLANHSRVTQVVIDNYSNPEKFEQDSWVMVYGRHNRFDHNHLVGKRNKGVTMAVRLTSESSQQNYHRIDHNYFGPRPILGSNGGETLRIGTSHHSLTNSFTTIENNFFDRCNGEVEIISNKSGKNSIRNNVFFESRGTLTLRHGNGNIVENNVFFGNGVDHTGGIRVINRDQIIRNNYLEGLTGYRFGSGLTVMNGVPNSKINRYHQVDNALIENNTLVDVKHIQFAAGSDKERSATPVNSLVRNNLILSEQGTDGITVFDDISGITFEDNLLNQDTKATLEEGFKQAEITMKRADNGLLYPADEAQRKFGVSSDIKPIAKNDVGVSWYPKVEPDVAFGSGTTIPVAPGDNTLFDAIASAKSGDVLILQGGEYRVSKILKLDKTLTIRAQDNAAAVIYPQRSTLIEINNMGNLTLDGVRVDAKNAPDAAGNTLIRTTRLPMQRNYRVAIKNSTFENLNINHSYHFFDVGNRSFADYIQVTNSHFSHITGDLFRLDKETDDLGIYNVEYLTIEDSTVTDLDGAIAKVYRGGTDESTFGPHVVLNNNTFSEIGKGKRNKSKASLVLHGTQVNKVTANKFINTAPVIFELTVGEPKTWITDNVFEGTSEPIIKDLFPLSGVTTIISGNKTL, encoded by the coding sequence ATGCGCGCGAATTTTCACTTTATTTCTTTGGCTCGTCCAGCTCTGCTGTCGATGATATTTATCGTGTGTCAAAACGCCTTGGCGGCAGATACTTTAGTCAAAACGCCTGAAGCCTATGAAGACGCGCTAAAAAGCGTTCAACCTGGTGACGCCATCATTTTGGCTAACGGTACATGGCAAAACTTTGAAATTTTGCTCGATGCCAAAGGCACCAAAGAGCATCCCATAACCCTACGTGGCGAAACACCCGGTAAAGTATTTCTTACTGGGCAGTCAAACTTGCGTTTAGCCGGTGAGTATCTTGTGGTCAGTGGACTAGTGTTTAAAGATGGTTATACACCCACTGGTGAAGTTATCGCGTTTCGCCGTAATAAAGACAAGCTCGCTAACCACAGTCGCGTAACCCAAGTTGTCATTGATAATTACAGTAATCCTGAGAAGTTCGAACAAGACAGCTGGGTGATGGTATATGGCCGACATAATCGGTTTGACCATAATCACTTAGTAGGTAAGCGCAATAAAGGTGTGACGATGGCAGTGCGTTTGACTAGCGAGTCTAGCCAGCAAAATTATCATCGCATTGACCATAATTACTTCGGACCGCGCCCTATTCTAGGCTCTAATGGTGGCGAAACGTTGCGTATTGGTACCAGTCATCATTCGTTAACGAATTCTTTTACCACCATCGAAAATAACTTTTTTGACCGCTGTAACGGCGAAGTGGAAATCATCTCTAATAAGTCGGGCAAAAACAGTATCCGTAACAACGTATTTTTCGAATCTCGAGGCACGTTAACCTTACGCCACGGTAACGGTAATATTGTTGAAAATAACGTGTTCTTCGGTAATGGCGTTGACCACACGGGGGGCATACGAGTTATCAATCGTGATCAAATTATTCGAAATAACTACCTTGAAGGTCTAACTGGCTACCGCTTCGGCAGTGGCTTAACAGTGATGAACGGCGTACCGAATTCAAAAATTAATCGCTACCATCAAGTCGACAATGCCCTGATCGAAAACAACACTCTGGTTGATGTAAAGCATATTCAATTTGCCGCAGGCAGTGACAAAGAGCGTTCGGCAACGCCAGTCAACTCATTAGTGAGAAACAACTTGATCCTGAGTGAGCAGGGCACTGACGGAATAACGGTGTTTGATGATATCAGTGGCATTACGTTTGAAGACAATTTGCTTAATCAAGATACCAAAGCGACCCTTGAGGAAGGATTCAAGCAGGCCGAGATTACCATGAAGCGGGCGGATAATGGCTTATTGTATCCAGCGGATGAAGCACAGCGTAAGTTTGGTGTGAGCTCTGATATAAAACCGATTGCTAAAAATGACGTCGGAGTGAGTTGGTATCCAAAAGTGGAGCCAGACGTCGCCTTCGGTTCAGGGACAACGATCCCTGTGGCGCCAGGAGATAATACCTTGTTCGATGCGATCGCTTCCGCGAAGTCAGGTGACGTTTTAATTCTACAAGGTGGAGAGTATAGGGTTTCAAAAATTCTAAAGTTGGACAAAACTCTTACTATCCGTGCACAAGATAATGCTGCTGCGGTGATTTATCCTCAACGCTCGACGCTCATTGAAATCAATAATATGGGCAACTTAACATTGGACGGTGTGCGGGTTGATGCTAAAAATGCCCCGGATGCGGCAGGGAACACGCTTATTCGCACCACCCGTTTACCTATGCAACGTAATTACCGGGTGGCGATAAAAAATAGCACTTTCGAAAACCTCAATATTAACCACTCCTATCACTTTTTTGATGTAGGCAATCGCAGTTTTGCAGACTACATTCAAGTGACTAATAGCCATTTCTCTCATATTACCGGTGACTTATTCCGCCTAGACAAGGAGACGGATGATCTGGGTATTTACAATGTTGAATATCTCACCATTGAGGATTCCACGGTAACGGATCTTGATGGAGCGATAGCAAAGGTTTATCGCGGTGGAACAGATGAAAGCACCTTTGGCCCTCATGTTGTGCTAAACAACAACACATTTAGTGAAATTGGCAAAGGTAAGCGGAATAAAAGTAAAGCGAGTTTGGTATTGCACGGTACTCAGGTGAATAAGGTAACGGCGAATAAGTTTATTAATACAGCTCCTGTAATCTTTGAACTTACCGTTGGTGAGCCGAAAACTTGGATAACCGATAACGTATTTGAAGGGACATCAGAACCCATCATCAAAGACCTATTTCCACTTAGCGGTGTAACAACAATTATCAGCGGAAACAAAACGCTATAG
- a CDS encoding NAD(P) transhydrogenase subunit alpha has protein sequence MPIIAFPAEMKAGEKRCALLPVNVKAYKLLGADVLIESGLGQHINVTDNEYVEAGASVATSRAELLSKGDIVLSLHKLSADEVSLLKQDALVVSYLDPFNEPTFVDTLCQKGVTSISMEMIPRISRCQKMDALSSQASLAGYVMVMQAVNTLPTVLPMMMTPAGTLKPAKVFIIGAGVAGLQAIATAKRLGASVTAFDTRTVVAEQVRSLGAKFLDIDLGETGETGQGYAQALTPEQMQIQQREQAKCISDSDIVITTAQLFGRKPPVLINQETIASMRPGSVIVDMAAETGGNVQGSVSGETVDIHGVNVIGTGAWANGVAKHATQMYAANLYNLISEFWSKDDNRFALDIEDEVQSGCIITYQGKVVNTMISDFYASQKQTTKDGVA, from the coding sequence ATGCCTATTATTGCATTTCCGGCTGAAATGAAAGCAGGTGAAAAACGCTGTGCGCTTTTACCTGTTAACGTAAAGGCATACAAATTACTGGGTGCTGATGTGCTGATTGAATCTGGCTTAGGTCAGCACATTAATGTTACTGATAATGAATACGTAGAGGCGGGAGCGAGTGTTGCTACCAGCCGCGCAGAGTTGTTGAGCAAAGGTGACATTGTTCTAAGTTTGCATAAGCTCAGTGCAGACGAAGTCTCGTTGTTAAAGCAAGACGCGCTTGTGGTGAGCTATTTGGACCCTTTCAATGAGCCCACGTTCGTGGATACGCTATGCCAAAAGGGTGTAACCAGTATCAGCATGGAAATGATCCCGCGTATTAGCCGTTGTCAAAAGATGGATGCGCTAAGCTCCCAGGCCAGTTTGGCGGGCTATGTGATGGTCATGCAAGCCGTAAATACGTTACCGACTGTACTGCCCATGATGATGACGCCCGCGGGTACATTAAAGCCAGCTAAGGTATTTATTATTGGTGCTGGTGTCGCTGGATTACAAGCAATCGCCACCGCGAAACGCTTAGGGGCAAGTGTAACTGCATTCGATACTCGTACCGTGGTAGCCGAGCAAGTACGGTCGTTAGGCGCTAAGTTTTTGGACATTGATTTGGGCGAAACAGGCGAAACCGGACAAGGTTATGCCCAAGCACTGACACCTGAGCAAATGCAAATTCAACAACGTGAGCAAGCCAAATGTATTTCTGATTCAGATATTGTGATCACCACAGCACAACTGTTCGGACGTAAGCCTCCCGTACTGATTAACCAAGAAACAATAGCCTCTATGCGCCCTGGCAGTGTGATTGTTGATATGGCTGCTGAGACTGGCGGTAACGTGCAAGGCAGCGTATCAGGGGAAACAGTTGATATTCATGGTGTGAATGTTATCGGCACAGGCGCATGGGCGAATGGCGTAGCAAAACACGCTACTCAGATGTATGCCGCTAACTTATATAACTTGATCAGCGAGTTTTGGTCGAAAGACGATAACCGCTTCGCTTTGGATATCGAAGATGAAGTGCAATCAGGTTGTATTATCACTTATCAAGGAAAAGTGGTGAATACCATGATCAGTGATTTTTATGCGTCTCAAAAACAAACTACAAAAGACGGGGTAGCGTAA
- a CDS encoding NAD(P) transhydrogenase subunit alpha produces the protein MEAIYLLFILLLSIFVGFELIQKVPATLHTPLMSGANAISGITVVGALALAGDETLGEYAMYLGAFAVFLATINVVGGYLVTDRMLAMFKKKQ, from the coding sequence ATGGAAGCCATTTATTTGCTATTTATTTTATTGCTGTCGATTTTCGTCGGCTTCGAATTAATTCAAAAAGTGCCTGCTACTTTGCATACACCCTTGATGTCAGGGGCGAATGCGATTTCTGGGATCACAGTGGTGGGTGCTCTGGCCTTAGCTGGAGATGAAACCTTGGGTGAATATGCCATGTACTTGGGTGCGTTTGCCGTATTTTTGGCGACGATTAACGTTGTGGGTGGGTATTTAGTCACCGATAGAATGTTAGCCATGTTCAAGAAAAAGCAGTAG
- a CDS encoding NAD(P)(+) transhydrogenase (Re/Si-specific) subunit beta, whose amino-acid sequence MTSNIDLVINFTYVISAALFIFGLKLLGHPSSARKGNLVSAVAMLLAIVVTLLDNNIVNFQWIAIAMLAGGVVGFFAARLVAMTDMPEMVSLLNGVGGLASVFVAWATIQSGAGLTAFILIVTFLALLIGGVTFSGSIVAWAKLSERITGRAVTFSGQAIVNVIIVLAIVATGYAFVAQPDFALSSAEVLYVALALSLLFGVMLVLPIGGADMPVVISLLNSYSGLAACAAGFALQNNILIVAGSLVGASGIILTNIMCKAMNRSLSNVLFSGFMAVHKSDMVIEGEVKPLSADDAFYVLEAAQSVVVIPGYGMAVAQAQHVMKELQIQLEENDCEVAYAIHPVAGRMPGHMNVLLAEADVSYEHLFEMDDINKRIENFDVAMVIGANDVVNPAAREMKGSPIYGMPVINADLAKNVFVLKRGMASGFAGIDNPLFFKPNTRMIFGDAKETLSSIVRQFND is encoded by the coding sequence ATGACATCAAATATAGATTTAGTGATCAATTTCACTTACGTAATTTCTGCAGCCTTATTCATATTCGGCTTAAAACTTCTTGGTCACCCATCAAGCGCGCGTAAGGGCAACCTTGTTTCTGCTGTCGCTATGTTATTAGCAATAGTCGTGACCTTACTTGATAACAATATTGTGAATTTCCAATGGATTGCCATCGCCATGCTTGCTGGTGGTGTTGTTGGGTTCTTTGCCGCGCGTCTAGTGGCCATGACAGACATGCCTGAAATGGTGTCTTTGTTAAACGGTGTGGGCGGCTTAGCCAGTGTATTTGTTGCTTGGGCGACCATTCAAAGTGGTGCTGGGTTAACCGCCTTTATTTTAATCGTTACCTTTTTAGCTTTGCTGATTGGTGGCGTGACATTCTCAGGTAGTATCGTTGCTTGGGCCAAGTTGAGTGAGCGTATCACGGGCCGTGCGGTAACGTTTAGCGGCCAAGCCATTGTTAACGTGATTATCGTTTTGGCGATAGTTGCCACGGGGTACGCCTTTGTTGCACAACCCGATTTTGCCTTATCGTCAGCAGAGGTTTTGTATGTTGCTTTAGCGTTGTCCCTGCTATTTGGCGTCATGCTTGTATTACCTATCGGCGGCGCCGATATGCCAGTGGTTATCTCATTGCTTAACAGTTATTCAGGTTTAGCGGCTTGTGCAGCCGGTTTTGCACTGCAAAACAATATCCTAATTGTTGCGGGTTCACTGGTCGGGGCAAGCGGTATAATTTTGACCAACATTATGTGTAAAGCGATGAATCGTTCGTTAAGTAACGTACTGTTCTCAGGTTTTATGGCTGTGCATAAATCAGACATGGTTATCGAAGGCGAAGTGAAACCTCTTTCTGCTGACGATGCCTTCTATGTGTTAGAAGCAGCGCAGTCAGTAGTGGTTATTCCTGGCTACGGTATGGCGGTTGCACAAGCACAACACGTAATGAAAGAGTTGCAAATTCAGCTTGAAGAAAACGATTGTGAAGTAGCTTACGCTATTCACCCTGTTGCTGGGCGTATGCCTGGGCACATGAACGTACTACTTGCTGAAGCTGACGTTTCTTATGAGCATCTGTTCGAGATGGACGATATTAATAAGCGCATTGAAAACTTCGATGTGGCTATGGTTATCGGTGCGAATGACGTGGTTAATCCTGCCGCTCGTGAAATGAAAGGCAGCCCTATATACGGCATGCCAGTTATTAATGCTGATTTAGCCAAGAACGTATTTGTACTTAAACGTGGCATGGCGTCGGGCTTTGCAGGGATTGATAACCCGTTATTCTTTAAACCCAATACACGCATGATATTTGGTGATGCAAAAGAAACACTGAGCAGTATCGTTAGGCAGTTTAATGATTAA
- a CDS encoding alginate lyase family protein, whose product MKKMKMTALLLVAAALNAPLALQAQEHPNLIMTKSGIEKVRQNLGNVPLFDASVQSVKNEVDAEIALGIDTPIPKDFSGGYTHQRHKLNFLTAQKAGALYQILQDDKYAKYIRDMLFQYEAMYIDLPVHPQERSYARGKLFWQCLNDSNWLVYMAQAYDAIYDTLSAQERDKLENNLFRPFADFISVENPQFYNRVHNHSTWGNAAVGMIALVMDDEELLDRALYGIEDDGLELGGRDNDGGFIKVAGQKAGFLANLEDPFSPDGYYTEGPYYQRYAMYPFLIFGLAMNHVKPEMKVFSHKDNVLLKGVDALLNLTDADGEFFPLNDGQKGMSYYTPALVTAVDIAYQYGEQNPQLLSIAEKQNQVLLDQSGLAVAMGIRDGKAQPFVKNSINLSDGQEGDQGGVSVLRYGNEELTLVFKYAAQGLSHGHYDKLSFSLYESGDEVLQDYGLARFVNIGQKGGGNYLKENKTWAKTTIAHNTLSINEKMHFSGKYEIASEHHSDLYFYDDTKDDVQVVSATESNAYPGTKMHRTMAIIKNEGLEKPFLLDIMKVKSDSKNQYDLPFYYMGQVLSDNFEYDSPTSLNPLGDQNGYQHLYLEGKGKPSSSTTQFSWLGDGKYYTLTSATEESDELLLTRLGANDPDFNLRRDAAFMLRRKDSGNTTFASVVEPHGSYSPVSELSVNSDSSIAELSVVHDDDAYTAVSIESLKGVKSVFILANKDATKSKQHKLKVNGKVFSWTGPYFYAGS is encoded by the coding sequence ATGAAAAAAATGAAAATGACTGCCCTACTGTTAGTGGCAGCTGCACTCAATGCGCCTTTGGCATTGCAGGCGCAGGAGCATCCAAATCTGATTATGACCAAATCTGGTATTGAAAAAGTCAGACAGAACTTAGGCAATGTGCCTTTATTTGATGCCTCAGTACAAAGTGTAAAGAATGAAGTGGACGCTGAAATTGCGTTAGGCATAGACACCCCCATCCCAAAAGACTTTTCCGGTGGTTACACTCATCAAAGACACAAGCTCAACTTTCTAACGGCGCAGAAAGCCGGCGCGCTGTATCAAATATTGCAGGACGATAAATACGCGAAATATATTCGTGACATGTTATTTCAATACGAAGCTATGTATATAGATTTGCCTGTTCATCCACAAGAACGCTCTTACGCTCGCGGCAAGCTATTTTGGCAATGTCTGAATGACAGTAACTGGCTGGTGTATATGGCTCAAGCTTATGATGCCATTTACGATACCCTTTCAGCACAAGAACGAGACAAACTCGAAAACAATCTTTTTCGCCCCTTCGCAGATTTCATCTCGGTTGAGAATCCGCAATTTTACAACCGAGTACACAACCACAGCACGTGGGGAAACGCAGCAGTAGGTATGATCGCTCTTGTGATGGACGATGAAGAACTACTAGACAGAGCGCTATACGGCATCGAAGACGACGGCCTTGAGTTGGGTGGCCGTGATAATGACGGCGGCTTTATTAAAGTGGCTGGTCAGAAAGCCGGTTTCTTAGCGAATTTGGAGGACCCCTTTTCACCCGACGGTTATTATACCGAAGGCCCCTATTATCAGCGCTACGCCATGTATCCTTTCCTCATTTTCGGTTTAGCCATGAATCATGTTAAACCTGAAATGAAGGTGTTTTCCCACAAAGATAACGTGCTGCTTAAAGGTGTCGACGCATTGCTAAATTTAACCGACGCTGATGGCGAGTTCTTCCCGCTTAATGACGGCCAAAAAGGCATGTCTTACTACACTCCAGCTTTGGTAACAGCAGTTGATATTGCCTATCAATACGGTGAACAAAATCCGCAATTATTAAGTATTGCTGAAAAGCAAAACCAAGTACTGCTAGACCAGTCTGGTTTGGCCGTCGCCATGGGGATTCGAGATGGAAAAGCCCAACCGTTTGTGAAAAATTCTATTAACCTCAGTGACGGCCAAGAAGGTGATCAAGGAGGCGTGAGTGTATTACGCTATGGCAATGAAGAGCTTACCTTAGTATTCAAATATGCCGCACAAGGGCTTAGTCACGGTCATTATGACAAACTTTCGTTTTCCCTTTATGAAAGTGGCGATGAAGTGCTGCAAGATTATGGCCTAGCGCGCTTTGTTAACATAGGTCAGAAAGGTGGCGGTAACTATTTAAAAGAAAATAAAACCTGGGCTAAAACAACCATTGCTCACAACACCTTGTCGATAAACGAAAAAATGCATTTCAGTGGTAAATACGAAATTGCCAGTGAGCATCACTCTGATCTCTATTTTTATGATGATACAAAGGATGATGTACAAGTTGTTAGTGCAACAGAGAGTAACGCTTATCCAGGTACAAAGATGCACCGTACTATGGCCATTATTAAAAATGAGGGTTTAGAAAAGCCGTTTCTACTGGATATTATGAAGGTTAAATCTGATAGCAAAAACCAGTACGACCTACCATTTTATTATATGGGTCAGGTATTGAGCGACAATTTTGAGTATGACTCGCCTACCTCCTTAAACCCATTAGGTGACCAAAATGGTTATCAACATCTGTATTTAGAGGGAAAAGGTAAACCATCTTCAAGCACTACGCAGTTTTCTTGGTTAGGTGATGGTAAATACTACACTTTGACCTCAGCCACAGAGGAGTCTGACGAGTTGTTACTGACTCGGTTAGGAGCGAATGATCCGGATTTCAATTTACGTAGAGATGCCGCATTCATGCTGCGCAGGAAAGACAGCGGCAATACCACTTTTGCTTCAGTTGTTGAACCCCATGGCAGCTATAGCCCGGTGTCTGAGTTGTCGGTTAACTCTGACAGTAGTATTGCCGAGCTGAGCGTGGTGCATGATGATGACGCATATACCGCTGTATCGATTGAAAGCCTTAAAGGCGTTAAAAGCGTATTTATTCTAGCGAACAAAGACGCCACGAAAAGCAAACAACACAAACTTAAGGTGAACGGTAAGGTATTCAGCTGGACTGGCCCCTATTTCTATGCAGGGTCTTAA
- a CDS encoding MFS transporter: MKMKNLRWWVVSLVALATVINYIDRSALSVLWPDIVQDLFPDKSDLERKQIYANISIVFILSYAFGQAIFGKIFDWVGTRLGFVLSIGVWSLATAAHAFAQGVLSFSIFRAILGVAEAGNWPGAAKSNADWFPSKERALAQGIFNSGAAIGGIIAIPLIAYLTVFFNWQMVFVVIGLVGLLWLVPWIILVKAPPKSHPWITEEERAYILSGQRTVESDTTSEEDEYNPTTKELLSRKQSWGVIIASAAIDPIWWLFVFWIPIYLNEVYQMDVKAIGIYGWVPYVGAMIGAWFGGLLAQNRIKAGWNVDKTRKLTITLGCLIMLPALLAMADPGGPTTAVIIMAVILFGFQTAIGNVQTLPSDLYGKKAVGTLSGFSGMAAKLGALGLTALVPILTADGNYTPAFVIGASLAVIAMLAIWVLIPKVEPLKSQK; this comes from the coding sequence ATGAAAATGAAAAATTTGCGTTGGTGGGTAGTGTCTCTGGTTGCCTTAGCAACCGTGATTAACTACATAGATCGTTCTGCATTAAGCGTACTTTGGCCAGATATCGTGCAAGATCTCTTTCCAGATAAATCAGATTTAGAACGTAAACAGATATACGCAAATATTTCGATTGTATTCATTTTATCTTATGCCTTTGGCCAAGCGATATTCGGTAAAATATTTGATTGGGTAGGTACTCGATTAGGCTTCGTTTTGTCTATTGGCGTGTGGTCTTTGGCAACTGCTGCTCATGCCTTCGCTCAGGGCGTACTAAGTTTCAGTATTTTTCGCGCCATTCTTGGGGTTGCAGAAGCAGGTAACTGGCCAGGCGCCGCTAAAAGTAATGCTGATTGGTTCCCCAGTAAAGAACGTGCGCTTGCCCAAGGTATTTTTAATTCAGGCGCCGCTATAGGCGGCATCATAGCTATCCCTCTTATTGCCTATCTGACCGTGTTCTTCAATTGGCAGATGGTCTTTGTGGTGATCGGTTTGGTGGGCTTACTGTGGCTTGTTCCTTGGATTATTCTGGTAAAGGCTCCGCCCAAATCACATCCATGGATCACGGAAGAAGAGCGTGCCTACATTTTAAGCGGTCAGCGCACAGTAGAGTCAGATACCACTAGTGAAGAAGACGAGTACAACCCAACTACAAAGGAGTTGCTGTCGCGCAAACAAAGCTGGGGCGTGATTATTGCCTCTGCTGCGATTGATCCCATCTGGTGGTTATTTGTTTTTTGGATCCCTATTTACTTGAACGAAGTGTACCAAATGGATGTAAAAGCGATTGGTATTTACGGTTGGGTACCTTATGTAGGGGCTATGATTGGCGCGTGGTTTGGTGGTTTGTTGGCGCAAAATCGCATCAAAGCGGGTTGGAATGTGGACAAAACCCGCAAGCTCACCATTACATTAGGTTGCCTGATCATGTTGCCCGCTTTATTAGCTATGGCTGACCCAGGCGGCCCAACGACTGCGGTTATTATCATGGCTGTTATTTTGTTTGGCTTCCAAACTGCAATAGGTAACGTGCAAACACTACCCAGTGACCTTTATGGTAAAAAAGCGGTGGGTACCTTATCTGGCTTTTCAGGTATGGCAGCAAAATTAGGTGCTTTGGGGTTAACTGCATTAGTGCCGATTTTAACGGCAGACGGCAACTATACCCCGGCCTTCGTTATCGGAGCTTCACTGGCTGTAATTGCGATGCTGGCGATTTGGGTATTAATCCCGAAAGTAGAGCCATTAAAAAGTCAAAAATAA
- a CDS encoding sugar kinase yields the protein MQKVVLIGECMLELREGKDGVMHQSFAGDAYNTAVYQKRGFAEQNVCFMSAIGQDVVSDKLLQHCEKASLNTQYLSRKSEQNPGVYMVQTDEHGERSFLYWRENSAARQLMRFVDSEMVNSMLDSDLVFFSGISLAVIHPDDRPAFWAMLKKLKENGVKLAFDPNYRPRLWASPEEAQQQFHYAYQLTDILLPGIDDFAQLYDLTQLSEILEFCQPYDIHELVIKNGANSVYCQLGSNLIHLPIAPVEHVVDTTSAGDSFNGVYLGARLAGKEIEHAVSLASKAAAIVIQYPGAITPESEFIERLNQ from the coding sequence ATGCAAAAAGTTGTGTTGATAGGCGAGTGCATGTTGGAACTGCGCGAAGGTAAAGATGGTGTTATGCATCAGTCATTTGCAGGGGATGCATATAATACTGCGGTTTATCAGAAGCGTGGTTTCGCGGAGCAAAATGTATGCTTCATGAGCGCAATTGGCCAAGATGTGGTCAGTGATAAATTACTCCAGCACTGTGAGAAGGCATCGCTGAACACCCAGTACTTGTCACGCAAAAGTGAACAAAACCCTGGGGTGTACATGGTGCAAACCGACGAACATGGCGAGCGTTCGTTCCTCTATTGGCGAGAGAACTCAGCCGCTCGCCAACTTATGCGCTTCGTCGACAGTGAAATGGTCAATTCTATGCTGGACAGTGATTTGGTTTTTTTCTCAGGCATTTCATTGGCTGTGATACACCCAGATGACCGTCCTGCATTTTGGGCAATGCTTAAAAAATTAAAAGAGAACGGGGTCAAATTGGCTTTTGATCCTAACTACCGCCCAAGACTGTGGGCCTCACCAGAAGAAGCGCAACAGCAATTTCATTACGCTTATCAGCTGACAGATATTCTTTTACCCGGAATTGATGACTTCGCTCAGTTGTATGACCTAACGCAACTCAGTGAAATTCTAGAGTTTTGCCAGCCTTATGACATTCACGAATTAGTCATAAAAAATGGTGCTAATAGCGTTTACTGTCAGTTGGGCAGCAATCTTATCCACCTCCCCATCGCACCTGTAGAGCATGTTGTCGACACCACCTCAGCGGGGGACTCGTTTAACGGTGTTTATCTTGGAGCCAGATTAGCAGGTAAAGAGATAGAGCATGCTGTGAGCCTAGCATCTAAGGCTGCTGCAATCGTTATTCAGTATCCCGGCGCCATCACGCCTGAGTCAGAATTTATTGAGCGTCTTAATCAATAA